The following are encoded together in the Vigna unguiculata cultivar IT97K-499-35 chromosome 2, ASM411807v1, whole genome shotgun sequence genome:
- the LOC114174032 gene encoding pectinesterase inhibitor 7-like, producing the protein MTRHSLLLSLLFFASTLSRLVLTVTAGHASGFTSGDTDFIRESCNATLYPDLCFSSLSRYAATVQRSPGSLARVAVAVALAKAHGAAAYLSHQTAAVVDEDSGAGAGAAVNDCFANLEDAVDEIRGSLKQMRRLRPNEDSGSVRFGVSNVLTWMSAALTDEETCTDGFEGVEEGPVKTSVCDRVTRVKKFTSNALALVNGFANKL; encoded by the coding sequence ATGACACGTCATTCCCTCCTCCTTTCTCTGTTATTCTTTGCGTCCACACTCTCTCGTCTCGTCCTAACTGTCACCGCCGGTCACGCTTCCGGTTTCACTTCCGGGGATACCGACTTTATTCGCGAAAGCTGCAACGCAACGTTGTATCCTGACCTGTGCTTCTCCTCGCTCTCTCGCTACGCCGCCACTGTGCAACGTAGCCCCGGCAGCCTCGCGCGAGTGGCCGTCGCCGTGGCGCTTGCCAAGGCGCACGGCGCAGCGGCCTATCTCTCGCACCAGACCGCAGCGGTGGTCGATGAGGATTCCGGCGCAGGTGCCGGCGCCGCCGTGAACGACTGCTTCGCAAACCTGGAGGACGCGGTGGACGAGATCCGCGGCTCGCTGAAGCAGATGCGGCGACTGAGACCGAACGAGGACTCCGGTTCGGTCCGGTTCGGGGTGAGCAACGTGCTGACGTGGATGAGCGCGGCGCTGACGGACGAGGAAACGTGCACGGACGGGTTCGAGGGCGTAGAAGAAGGTCCCGTGAAGACGAGCGTATGTGATCGCGTAACAAGAGTGAAGAAGTTCACAAGCAATGCTTTGGCGCTGGTGAACGGTTTCGCTAATAAGTTATAA
- the LOC114174419 gene encoding uncharacterized protein LOC114174419, which produces MIIGNDMRTARKIMDDGHIVEKILRTLSDKYNYIVCSIEESKDINTMIVDELHCSLLVHEHKIQRKKVVEQALKVIDDNSAPQAYEQSSRGRGHGGYRGRGRGRGRGQGRAFYKSIVECYRCHKLGHF; this is translated from the coding sequence ATGATCATTGGAAATGACATGAGAACAGCAAGGAAGATCATGGACGATGGACATATCGTTGAGAAAATTTTGCGCACATTGTCTGACAAATACAATTATATTGTGTGCTCAATCGAAGAGTCCAAAGACATCAATACGATGATAGTAGATGAGCTGCATTGTTCGTTGCTTGTCCATGAACACAAGATACAAAGGAAAAAAGTGGTTGAACAAGCGTTAAAAGTCATAGACGATAACTCTGCTCCCCAAGCCTATGAACAATCTAGTAGAGGTAGAGGGCATGGTGGATATAGGGGAAGAGGAAGAGGTAGAGGCAGAGGTCAAGGGAGGGCATTCTACAAATCCATTGTTGAGTGCTATCGATGTCACAAGTTGGGACACTTCTAG